AATAGTCTTCACATTGTGATTGACCACTCTTTTTGATGGTTTTAACTgacatattttgattttaaatggaAGATAAGAACTTCTAGTGGTGTCACaagaatatatattatgtgatcCGCTGATTTTGGGCTGTTTACAATAAATTGTCTTCGCATGTGCCAGAGGTTTCATTAGCTCACCTAACCCCTAATATTATCACCACATTAATGGCTAGTCGGCAATATTGGCCAATCTGACGCTGCCTCACCTCCAATTATCACAGTAAAATAGGCTGCATATTAAATTACCAACAAACAGTGCAGAGGTTGGCAGAGTTACTTTacattcccactggccagctatCAGAGTTGATGAGAATGTATATGGACTAATGACTAGAAGTGGACAGTCagagaaaaagaaacatgcaagGCATCCCCAGACTAGAACTACTGTTAACTTGCAGAGGAACAAAAAGGTAGAGAGTAAGCATGCACCTAAATTACAACCTATTGTAAACAAAACATACacccatacagaaaaaaaatgtccaaaaacaaaaagaaaagaaaaggaaagaaatgctATGTGTGACAGAATTATACAGTCTGAGTGGGTAAACTATTGAACGCTAACTAACCTAACACTGACAAAAATCCTTCAGCAGCATTGTTACCTCATCCAGTACTTAAGCACTTGGCTCCAGTGCCAGTTCCCTAAAATACTCCAAAACAACCCCCAAAAATGCTCTTATTAACCAGCTAACTCCAAAGAGCTGTTTTAATTATTCAATCATAGCTGCACCACTGCTCTCTGTAATAAAAATAGGCATGTGGCCTTGTAAACATATTAGCAAGAACAACTCTTTTTTGTAAATGACCAACTTTGATAAACTGTCTTCTAATGCCTCTTGCTTGTGATCAGGAGATCTCTGTAAACAGGAATAAGacttcaattatttaaaaaaaaacttccctttttcctttttttaatttgtacctGGGTGTCTGGCAGACTGGCAGACAAATGCTTGACTGGGGGGGGGGTGTTCAAGGCAGCcaattgtaaaacttttacataaaaacattttttgactaACTGGAACATTTATCAATTGAGAGCTTAACCCACCTTTTGTGGCAGTGTTTTACACTCAAAAGTCAAGCCACATAAAACAACACTTCCCTTGGATTCGGATGGGCTAAACTAAAAACCACAATGGCCTTTATATCTCAGGGTCTAGTTAGTAAATACCCTTGTCAAGTTGCAAGTTGTACAGCCCCAGCAACAGGTTGTCAATCACCCTTGCTGCACTTactatattaaataaatgcaacaaGGTGAGTGTGACCAGTAACAGCTGAAGCAGATACACAAACTCAAAGCCAATGGGTGATTTAACACCTCAGAATTATTACAAAAAGGACATAAAACTTTAAAGTAGTTGGATGAAGGTTCCCTTTAATGTTGACTAAATCTGCACATAAAGTTATGTCACCAATCTTGCCAAGGTGAATAAAGGGTAACAGAAGAACAAAATATCTTTCCAGGGGAAACCCCCTTTAGGATGACATACATTGATTTAACAATTGATCTTTGCTGAAGGTGATAATCAGAATTAGAAATGGCCGATTTCACACTTCTGCAGGTCCTATGACCAAATATTTTGGCTTTTGGTTATATAAGCAGTATAAGTGGCAAACCAGAGAAGCAGCAATTTTCCATGAAAGCAAATTAAATCCTTCTGCTACTGTTTATTAGGAAACCCCAGTAAGACTGTTAAAGTAATATGTGAACTCTATATAGTATAAGTCTACCTGCACTCAAGAATTATGGAGGCCGTCACTGCTGAACAAACTAGTTCCCCCAATTATGATGCTGATCATGACTTCAGGATCTTCACCTGGACTGAATATGCAGACAAGGAGCCAAATTTCATAGGGACCCAGCCGATCTGTTTCATTAGTCACTGTGTCAGAAACCATTTAAGGAAAAAGACAGCCAGgcacccaacttttttttttttattaggaaatcaaTAGCAGCCCCCATATTTCTTGCAGTGTAGGTCTCCACAGACACCGTAAAGTTTGCATATGACGAGATCCACCATTAGCTTCATAAAATAGTCACTTTGACATTTACAATCTGTAAAgtaagaaaaagacaaaaaaaatccttctttcttCAGCTGTAACAAATTACGAATACACCTACCCTAAAGCtgcaaaatgtgttacaaaataactaaataaaaaataaaggttctttttttctttcatggtaTTGATGCTCCATAAAAATACTATTGTTACCAATCACAGACGTTGCATTATGAAGAATAAGGTGATTTGTACATGAATCTCTTAAGTTATATTACATACTTTTATACACTAGAAAATAGCAAAGCTACAcaataatgcattaaaaatgttaaaactggtTATGTTAAAAGCCAGTATAAAATGACAACCCTTCATCTCTGGGGAGTGCAATAGTAAATGCAGGAGGGGCCACCAAAGACTGGGGGCCTGTGCAAGCACCTAAGAGGTTGTGTGTATGCCAAGTAGAAACGTTTGTTGTTGTCTGAAATAAGAACTGCTTGTGTTGTCTATAGCAAACCAAAATACCCCTTAGTTGTTCCAGACCAATacaaaattagaattttaatGGTGTCCCTCGCTAATGTAAGTTCCTTTTCTTATAGGTGGGATACTAAATCAGAGCCGGAAAACACTGTTTGTATGTcaaaaagtcatacagaaaatcaGTCTAGAGTGGAACATGTAGACtaccattgctaaaaaaaaaaaagaatctttttgAGGTGTAAGCTGTTTAAATGCTCAATAAAATGGGCTGCCAATGAGGCCATGGCGAGAGCTAGGGTTTTCTCGTGTgtggagaaaaaaatcataaaacacaaaattgtgtTTTGAGGGACATATCccaaggcaaaaataaataaattgagtgGAAGAAGCACATACCTTTTTTATCATGTAGGATATTTCATTGAAGACCGATTAGAATCCAATTTCAAGGATGTGGGGACCTTCTTTCTCAGGGCCGATTCATGTGTGTGTGACCAGACAACAAAACacttgtgaaaaacaaaaacagtccaAGAGAGATCTGACAAGGAGCAATGTAAGGGACAAATACCCTTCCCAAAATGATCACAGGAATAAATGTGTtcgttaaaggaaaaaaaaataacaaggtcTTTGGCTACGTGTACAGCGCTAGCTGTTCATGGACTCGTCCTGGCAGATCCGTGAAAGATCATattaaaagtgaaggggagagcgcacagcagggtgttgCTCGCTCGTCCTCCctctgccctctccatagaacaaaactaTGAGGGTgagaatgagtgagtggcaccctgctgcgttctcACCCCCTTTAACTTGATCGTTGATGGATCCgccagatccatgaacaatgtcggacgagcactgtacacacgtcagattctcgtctgataccagcTCTGAAGCGATAATCTGATGAGAATCCTCTGACGTCTGACGCCTTAGGCTCAGCCAGAACAAACACAATCTGGTAAAGGAAGAGTAAAGCCTGAACTACCAACTTGCGTACATGTTCTTTGGCGAtgcaaaagacacaaaaatcaaaaCAGAAGCCAGGCAGTAGATGTCAACGGTGGCAGCCTACATGTTTCCTTAATACAGGACTCCTCtgaatggaaaaaatattaaacttgaaagcagaaaaaaaaagaagaaaaaatatgcaagattttgaaaaaaatgctgcaacaGTAATTTTGCAGTAAGTTGTGTATCACAGCAACCAgtttaaactttgcttttttaagtGGTGCTAGAATATTAACAATCACAATGCACATTAGGGTATAAAATTTGTTAGACAACACAGAAATCACACACCTCAGGCTGTATAATCACCTACAGTGCTCTAATGAGATCTATGGTGAGTACTAGAAAAGCCCAGTTTGCCAGGAAATTGATCACCCAGAGATGAAAGgtgggcagcagcagtaccaaGTGTAACCATAATAGGGTTATACACTGAGCTTTACGCTGGTTAGGACATATTGTGGTCTTACAAGTGTCCCAGTTAAAGTAAATATTCACCAGCAGCTTGCTATCCTTGTGTAAGGTAACACCTATATGGATACAGCAGTAGCACAGCTGTTTCAAGGTGGAATCTTCACAGAATTAATTTCTAGCTAATCATCAATCATTCAAAGAAACCACAGATTCAATCCTATTTTAGTTTGATGGTGTGTGAATAGACATAATGTGAATGGAGCTACTGTGTAATTTTCTCCTTTAATGctgcttaagaaaaaaaacatctagtttTTTCTTGCAATGCAATACCATCATTTAAATTAATCTAAATTTACTATACATTCTTTGTCATATTTCATTTCCCGCACTGCCCCCTTCTGTCTGAAAAAAATAGCTTATTTCCTCGTTAGGATTCTCTTTGGATTTTGAATTTAGAACACAGTTTTTTCCTTCTAAATCACCTCAATCTCTTTCGTATTCCACAGCTGGACTTTAGAGATTTATTAGTATATGTACACTTGCTGAAGCAGCAatgcaacaaaattaaaaatatctggCAAGGTAAACGCAACATGGATAATGGCTCACCAAAAGAGAAAAGTAACAAACCAACAAATACTACTTACAAGCTTCTGGTGGTCAAGTGTCTATTTAACCCACTGCCAAACTGGACAAAATCCACTGCCTGTCAACTGCTGCAGACAAATGACAATGTTGTTGGTATTGAGATTGAGTTCTCATGTGGTTGTGAAGCAGTTACAGCACTGTACGAGTAAACAAGTTCTTAACCTTTACATGGTTAACTCTTGGAGGCATGGTGAGCCAACTAAGGTTTATAGGGTAAATTCTGATTGGTGTATTTGTGTTATTgcactttaaaacatatttaaaaaaaattaaatatgctaCCCATGTGcctttgatttgaaaaaaaaaaaatgcccctgtaGGACAGGAATACAATTCCCTTATTTAATTGCACTATTTGACATATCCGGCCTTTTACCTATTGCAATTCTTAAAAGATTCCACCTTACTATTAGAATTAACACTAAAAATTAAAAGGCATAGGGATAAAAGGGAAGTGACTAGCTAGTTTTGGAAGGAATGTACAAGCCTCGGTTGTGGGCGACAACACCGAGAAGGGAAAACTTGCGCCTAAAAGGGATCTTCAGTTCTCTGACAGTGAAAGGGCCAGTGCCGCTTGTAACGCTGCTTCCTCATCGATGCTGTAATCCTAGAATTAAACATACAAAAGCACACAAGTGTTGGGAGTTAAACATGGCTTCCAGTCATCCCTCTCCATACTGGTAGTAAAAGgtatattatcattttaatacacacatatataatataatatcccGTTTTgtctcttagattgcaagctcttcgggggagggtcctctactcctcctgtgtcattgtctgtatctgtctgtcatttgcaacccctatttaatgtacaacgctgtgtaatatgttggcgctatataaatactgtttattaataataataattgcgtGGATGTCAAACTACAGTACCCAAAATTTTCCACAGTTAGGTTACCAAAGGGTTCTGACCCTAGAATTATGTAGAAAGAAGAAACGAGAAAGAAGGCCAGGGTATTTGATGTGTggctatatattgaaaaatagttTCCTCAGCATTTCCCTGCACAGTGCCTCTGCTGCGCGTTACAGCTCACAGGATACTATTCCAGCATTTCCAGACTCAATGACGGTGTTACTTCCAGTGCACCTTTGAAACCATTTTCCTTACCTCTAACACTCAATTGATCCTTTTGAACAAACGCTCTGTACCAAGTCCCCTAAGGATACCAATAGAGGCGAAAAGCATTGGGACAAGAATGTTTATTTGCTATAAATAGAAATTTGGGGTCTAGctgatggggggaaaaaaaaaaaaaaaatgttttttgttgttgtgcagCGAGAAAgacactattaatattattaataccacTATTATTGTATGCACACTTGTAtctaataattttttcaatatatagccTTATatcaaataccctggctttctttcTCGTTTCTTCTTTCTACAATTATTTGCATACATCAGGGTAGGTAGTCAGATAAAAAGCAGAGATTGTAGATTAGCATCCCTTCCTTTCGAGTGTCCTAGAATTATTGCTCTCACTCTGATAGAAGTTGTCATAGTAAAGTAATTCACCTGGACATGATTGTTTCTTTTCTCAGCAAACATGGAGATTTCACTAATACTACATTTgtagcagtaaaaataaatggcactatAATGGGTTATCCTAACAGATAATTTAGGTTTACAGAGGAATGGATCAACTTTGTGTTAGACCCTGCTTTACCAAGCGTTGTTTGTTGATGTCATAGCAGTAATGTCTAGAAGTTTTATGTAACACCTCTAGCCTTCAACCAACAGCCTAATCTCTGACTATGTCTGTTAGCAGTCTCCGACAATCTTCTGTAGCACTATATATACACACGTAGTATTACGTAAGGCCCTCTGGGAATGTCAGGACATGCATTTGAGATCCCGTTTCTagtaagttgaccaccactgcATGAGTTAGTGCATTTTGAGGGACGACCTGCCCTGCACTGGGCTGAATAAGCataaatcaatttgtattttattgatattgaatttaaaaacagcaacaaatgGTAAAAAGTGGTAAAGAATCTTTAAAGAGATACATACCACAAATGTGTCGTAAGAGAATTTGTGCCGATGGAGAAGATGCTGAAGGAAGTTGGCACTCTTATAGCTGGGATCCCCCCACGGCATTGCTGAACAGATAGGGCACACCTAGGAGTTAACGGACACACTTATTACCATACAAAAGTGCAGGGATTTTAAAAGCAAACTGTACACTCATCATACAacagtaaattattaataaagtttaattgTAGCCCAACTGAACAACAAATTAttaagagggcactctttggaaaagaagtttaagctctggataaggaagggattcttcactgtaaggtttgtgaaaatgttgaataggctccctcaggaagtagtttcagcaactactatagattgctttaagaaaaggctggatgatttctagaactTGATATCTTTCTCCACCTGACCttctatatataattatgtaactATGAACATACACTCTATAGCTAAaaatttgtggacacctgaccatcactcCTTTATGAACTTGTTGAACTTTCCACTCCAAAATCATGACCTTTTTTGAAAGTGTCTGTGTGAgtttgtgcccattcagccagAAGAAAATTGCGATGTTAAGTACTAGTGTTGGATGAGGAGACCTAGCTGATAATCagcatacaaattcatcttaaaaGGTGTTTATTAGGGTTCAGGTCAGAGCTCCGACACATATGCCTGCAGGGGACAGTGCAGAAGTAAAGCAGCTCTTGTTCTTGAAAACACGCGGAGTAGCTAATTTcttcattttacaataaagcaaacaattGACATTAAGGCAACTGCAGTAGGCGTTATTTTCACACAGCTGTACTGTCTCAAAGAAGCAATCCACAGACCGTTTTAACTTCCACCCTTCACAGCTTGGTTTACCCAATTTCCTCCCCAGCTTTACATACTGTAAGTATTCCTCCATCTAAACTTAACTATTTGAGTAAAAAGCATGAAAGAGCCCTGTAAAAGCTGTAAGTCAGGAAAGGATAGGAATTCTTTCCACACTGCCTTACAACAGCCCAGAGTGCCTAAGCTCCTGTCAAGCAGGATAAGGGGAAGTAGCAACAAGCTTTTCAAAAGACTTGAAAAAGGTAAaagtacaggttcacttgaaAACATAAACTGGGCTTTAAAGCAAACCACTCAGGAAATAAACATAAGACCTGCCATTGCTACTTGTTTTTGAAGGGGATCGCCACAGGATTTTTTTCTTATCCTGTCTTCACTGCTTGGTGTAAGCTTTAAAATACAGTCTGCCATAACAGCTTCTGTATTTTTATCTTGGTTGGTGACTATAGAGTTGTCAGCTTGTACTAAATATATAGCTCTTAGGACTTTGTACGTACCACTTTGTTGGGGTCATTCCGGTGATTCTCCATGCAATGTTTTACAAGCTCTTGTTGGTCCAGGTTCCGGGCCCCACAATATGGACACACAAAGGTGGACCGGTTTGGAATATTACTAGAACACAACATTAGAAATTACAAATTAACAGGAAGTGGAAAATCCATGCTACATTTAACAACATAGTTGAAGGTGTTGTTTAAAATGGATGTGATATACTAGGAAGTGTTTAAACAAACGCTTCAGTATATATCATGGCTACCACTACTAACGTTTCATCTTAAGAAGTAAAGAATAAATTCTAAATTCAAGTAACCCCAAAAAACAATGTAGACTTTAGAATAACATGACAGTCAGACAAGATACATTTATGAGCATTTAAACCTTTAGGCAGAATTATCATCACATCATAATGCACATTCAAATTCATCATCATCCACGTTTGTGGAATAAAATACAACCTTTCCGATGAACATTCCCCATGAGAAAACTTCTGGGACCCTGTAGGTCTATCATACCACAATTACGATAATCCACTGACCTGACCATAAAGGTGTGGTTAGGGAAATGGTTTTCTTATGTCAGCAAGCAGCTTATTGGTTAAGCCCCAGTGTACCTTGGTAGTGATAGAGCttacttttctcattttttaccCCCTTTCTATCTCACATACATTCCCACTAGACAAAGAGACAGCCCATCACAATGGACAACAGTATTGTACCGGAGAAAATCGGAGAGTGATCAAAAAGTGTCAATATGGTCATGCAGATAAGGCAGAGGGGAATTAAAGTGATTGTAGGTAGGTGTGGGTTAACTGGATGAAATCTGAGAATGATGTATGAATTATTGCATGCTTATTCTATATTGCCAGCTCATGGAATGTGTTTGTGAATGTATTTCATGTCCCGTATTCCACCAGTTGTCAATCCTATAAATTTAATGTCAAAGCAGCTGAAAAGTTCAAATCATCATGCCACAGCTCATTTCCTAACATGATGGGAATTGGTACCTGGGAATAGGTTGAGATGTTGGGACAACTGGAACAAACTTTGGACAGTTGGCCATCTGTTCTTGCACCTTGGCACATGAAGAAATGTGGGACCTCATCTTTGCTAGAGTTACCTGTATTAGAAAAACAAAGCAAGTCAAGGAAGTTTCAGTTTAAATTTAGAAGAGgttcatgaaaaaaatcattagtatAACCTAACATGGTATTGCAACTTGGTTCAACATTATGTCTACATCCGAAGAGAGGCCTTAATGCCAAAGCGTGAGTCGGAAAAAAGGTTTATATGGTTTTACAATTAAACCAGATTTCAGCAGCGTTACTTTGAATGAGAACAAAGAACAACTTTACCTATTGTGaagctgtattttaataaaatgtataatatatccCCACACCACCTAGGATTAGATATGCCTTGGTCCATGATGAAGCGATCTGTCCTCTGACTGGATCCCTGCAGACTTCTCTTCATACTGCAAATACACACCCTGAGGGACTGATAGAGGTTTCCAAAAGTAAGGCTAACCAATGGGAATGAATGATTAATACTCATTATGCACATGCACCATGAAGAGAAGACAACCATAATCATTACTAGACTACAGATAGGCGAAGCACACTCCATATTTTGTTGTTgccctgctgttgccacctgacAGCCACAATCTACACAGCGGTGCCCAGCTTCTGATATCAtacctctgtcttttttttttttttttgatcagggAAAAAGGTCCTCCCAACCCGCAAAAATCTGAAAACACTAGACCTTTACTATAGGGGACCTATGATGACATACCTTCTTACTGCAACCTCTGCAAGGAGCTTTATATGAAGAAAGTTGTTTGTCTACATTGGAAGCTTTTTCCACCTTCTTTGGGTCAAAAGGCATGCGACAAAGAGGACAGAGGGGAGACGGCACCTGAAGACATGGCTGCAAACACTCTCCACAAAACCTTCAAGAGAACCAGACACAGAATGTTAATAAATAGGTTGTCCTAAGACACTTTTGCAGAAAGATGTAAAAATTGTAAGGTTATACAATAAGGATCAATTTTAGAAAGAAACTGTAGGAGTCGAGTCAGTCCTCAAATCAACAGTTAGGACAATTCAACTGGAAAacaaacaacaattaaaaaaaaaaaactaatttaatcaTTTGTctcttaaaaagcaaaatgttatttacacAAGAACCGTGGGTTCAGACCCTCAATCCTGCCTAGCAAGCCTCTTGGTCACTCGCACCATTCTTAAAGATCCAGCATCTGGACATTTGACAGCTGATGGTAGTGATACTGGTACCTCTCTCTGCCATCCCCGATTTCTGGGTGGCTACCACAGTAGAGAAGCTGCATGTAGCACCTCCTGAGATGCAACGGTTCCCTAGTATGGGGAAGtggtaaacacaccacaacct
The genomic region above belongs to Pyxicephalus adspersus chromosome 9, UCB_Pads_2.0, whole genome shotgun sequence and contains:
- the RNF166 gene encoding E3 ubiquitin-protein ligase RNF166 isoform X3, whose translation is MAMFRNLVASAQHRQHQQHQSPAVPSSADSLETQYGCPICLEVYYKPVAIGSCGHTFCGECLQPCLQVPSPLCPLCRMPFDPKKVEKASNVDKQLSSYKAPCRGCSKKVTLAKMRSHISSCAKVQEQMANCPKFVPVVPTSQPIPSNIPNRSTFVCPYCGARNLDQQELVKHCMENHRNDPNKVVCPICSAMPWGDPSYKSANFLQHLLHRHKFSYDTFVDYSIDEEAALQAALALSLSEN
- the RNF166 gene encoding E3 ubiquitin-protein ligase RNF166 isoform X4 translates to MAMFRNLVASAQHRQHQQHQSPAVPSSADSLETQYGCPICLEVYYKPVAIGSCGHTFCGECLQPCLQVPSPLCPLCRMPFDPKKVEKASNVDKQLSSYKAPCRGCSKKVTLAKMRSHISSCAKVQEQMANCPKFVPVVPTSQPIPSNIPNRSTFVCPYCGARNLDQQELVKHCMENHRNDPNKVVCPICSAMPWGDPSYKSANFLQHLLHRHKFSYDTFVVWYSP